In Streptomyces violaceusniger Tu 4113, one DNA window encodes the following:
- a CDS encoding HNH endonuclease gives MAGNPRNGRPYRRLVAAVKAQGMPCWICGHWIDPELNARHAWSFTLDHAVPLSKGGSLLDPANARSAHRRCNSARGNRLTVPQARASRRW, from the coding sequence GTGGCAGGGAACCCCCGCAACGGCCGCCCGTACCGGCGTCTCGTGGCCGCAGTGAAAGCCCAGGGCATGCCCTGCTGGATCTGCGGCCACTGGATCGACCCCGAGCTCAACGCCCGGCACGCCTGGTCGTTCACCCTCGACCACGCCGTGCCGCTGTCCAAGGGCGGCAGCCTCCTCGACCCCGCCAACGCCCGGTCAGCACACCGACGGTGCAACAGCGCCCGCGGCAACCGGCTCACCGTCCCGCAGGCCCGAGCGTCCCGCAGGTGGTGA